TGACCTGCTGTTTTGATCGCCGTCTCATAACCCTGTAAATATAATATCAGGGCTTCTTCCAGGGCAGGCTTAATGCTATCAGAGGCTTTTTCCAGGCTTGATACCAGCTCCTTGTATCCTGCCAAACCTTTTTGCTTTAATTTGTATACCAACTCGCTATCGCCAGAGTCTAAAATGAACATATCTGGTATTTGAGTGCGTAATTCATCTGTATTTTCAACATAAGAAACAATATCGCCGGGCTGCTGACTATCCGGTGGAGACACTGCTCCAGCAGTAACACTCTTAACATTGAGTTCTGCAATTATCTCCAGATCGGTATCCAAATGATTGGCAGCTACGCGGATTTCTTCTGGTTTCTCCATTTCAGCCAGAGTAACAATTTCTGCTACCCTTCTATTTGCCAAATCAGCAGATAATTCGGATTTTGCAGATTCGGAAAACGTAAACCCCATCCTCACTTGCTCTGCGGCAAGCTTGACTCCATAGAGAGCTTGCCCTGGTAAACTGTTACCGGAAGCGGCAACTAATGCGCCGCCGGAAATCATTATAGCAAACAATACTCCAACAGCTGCCTGCGCCCAAACAGGGGCAAAAGTAAACCACCGTTTTTTACGATTTTGCGCCATATCTGCCACAGCTGCATTGAATTCGTATCGCGCCTTCGCCTTGAAGCTTTCATTGGGGCTTATATTGACTGCTTTATGAGAAGCACTGACTATTTTCAGCAAAGGTTCGAGCTCTGAGGCGTGTTCCGGGTATTTGGCGAGACACTCCTCAATCTTGCAGCCTGAGCATATTATTTCTTCAAGGCAGCTATCGAGCACCTGTTCAATGCTATTTTCCGCCTCATTATTATGCATTATTTTCCACCACCATATGTTTTCTTAAAGCTTGTATTGCACTATGCTGGAGCGCTTTTATCGCCCCTTCCTTTTTGCCCATAACAGCCGCAACCTGCGCAATTGGCATTTCACAGCTAAAACGAAGTGAAATCACTTCTTGCTGAAGAGGAGTAAGCTTTTTCAAGGCACTTGAAAGCTCTTCCAGTTCCACTTTTAACTCAGCCGTTTTGTAAGGATTATCTTCAGCAGCTGTAATATCCTCGTTTAATTCGGTTTCTGGCTGACGGCTTTTCTTACGTATATAATCAACCACCTGGTTGTGGGCAATCCGGTAAAGCCAGGCGGAAAATGGTATATCTTTCCATTGGTATGAAGATATAGCTTTAAGGGCTTTCATAAATACCTGCTGAGTCAAGTCTTCAGCTTCCATCTGGTTGCCAATTTTAATTGCAATATAGCGGAAAATTTTATCAAAATTCTCCTCGTATATCTGGGCAAAGGCTCCCTGATCATATTGTTTTGCACGATTGACCAGGTCTTGCTCTTCCTGCACTTGTTAACCCCTTTCTACCAGCCGGCCTTTTTCTCCAGCCGGAGTGGTGTTATCGCGTGCAATAATTATAACGAAGGATGGTTTAAAAGGATAGCTTCCTTATATCTCTATATAATTTGGAATTGTTGCCAGTTATTTTTAATAAACCATAGCAATTCTTATATAACATTTATTATTCAACACCGTCTTCTAATATTTTCCCATTTCTTGTCTTTTTTGTCTGTTAAATGTCACAGTAATAGTATAATATATGACTAATATACTGGTACCAATAGGGGGTAGTAAATAACTTTCAGGTGATAGATTATAGGTAAAAAGTAAGATAAGATAATGTCTGGTATCAATAAGTTACTTAAGCTTGTATTAGGGGGATTGCAAATGGATAATACCACTGATATCGGACCGATGCTTACCACCAGCGAGGTAGCCAAGATCTTGAACGTTCATATAAACACAGTAAGGCGATGGAGTAACCAGGGGGCATTAACAGCCTACAGAATTGGCAGCCGTGGAGACCGGCGTTTTAAAAGGGAAGATGTTGTTTCTTTTTACGAAAGCCCAGAAGCTTTCAACAACCAGACAAGCCTTGATGTTTAATTCATTGTCGGAGGTTTAGTATTGAAAACAATCCGAGTTATGATAATTGATGAACAACCATTTTTCCGGGCTGGGGTACGTCTTGCACTTGAATCCCAATCCGATTTTAAAGTTTTAGACGCAGACCCTTCAGATGATACCTTAAACTCAATTGATTTATTTCAACCTGATATCGTCCTGCTAGGTTCGGATCTGGCTAATTTTAGTGGTTTGGAGTTAGGAACCAGAATCGCCCGACGCTATCCAAACACTAAAGTCATTATGTTAAGTCCTGATCCCAACGATCAGGAGCTTTTTAAGGTCATCCGCTCCTCCGCCGTAGCATGCCTGAAAAAAACAGTGCCTCCGGAGGAACTCATCTCCAATATCCGCAGCGCTTCCAGAGGAGAATATCCAATTAACGACAATGAAGTGTCAAGGCCAATTATCGTGCGGCAGGTCCTTAATAATTTTCAGGATATGGAGACACTCAGCAGGAACGTGGAAGAGGCTGTTGCCCCGCTTACCAACCGGGAAAGGGAAATACTTGGTCACATTGCTGACGGCAACTCAAACAAACAAATTGCTCGAATTTTGAATATCAGCGAACAGACAATTAAAAACCATGTAAGCGCTATTATGCGGAAACTAAACGCCAATGATCGGGCACATGCCGTTGTACTGGCTATCCGCCGAGGTTTAATAAAAATTGAGGAGAATCACAAGAGGCCAGAATACTAACTGTGTAGGTGGTACCCTATTGGGGGCTGGCCAAAAACCCGCCGTGGACCAAACCTGATATTAAGTTTTACTTTTTAATATCAATGTCCTGAACCGCGCGAGTTATATCCTGAAGCATATCACCGTAGTAAGGCACTTTCGGCATCGCGTTTTTGACATCTTTCAGGTCGTACTTGATGACATCCAGTTTTTCGTTGATTTCTTTTAACAGTTGTATTAATTCTTTATTCGGGTCAATCATAGCAGCTCCCTTTTATTAGTATTTTAAACACCCGGTGGAGAAAGTAATGATATTTATATGCGGGTTGATGGTTAATAGATAATACAGCGATATAAACTATTCTTCAATCAATTCAGGAAAGTTCAAATTAATATCGCTCCTGCCTGCGTAATAAGAAACAGACCGCACACATTGCTGCACCCATCATAGAGTATACAATCCCTGTTATTATTCCAGGGTCAAAAACAGAACGAATTAAAGTTAATGACCAATTAGTAAATGCGGACTGAGCCTCATAAGGGGCAAATACTTGTTGCGGTATAAGGCTCATGCAAATGATTGCACTTGCCAAAACGATTAATCCACACCCAGCAAATACAATTCCCAGGTTAAGCAAAGTCCCGGGAGTATTCCTGTGCACAAGCATTATAATAATAGTTAACACAAATACCGCAGCGATCGACGCAATGAAGCCTGTTTTAAACACTGAGGCGGCATGTCTTGCTTCGCCCAAGAATATTTCACCATCAGTAATTGTCTGAACAAACTCAGTTTTAAAATCACTACCCAGTATTTCTTCATTAATGTCGATATCTACTGGCACACTACTAGCGAACTGTTCAAAGAGCCGATTGAATTCTGCTATTACTTGTTGCTCATTTGAACCTTCAAGATATTTGGGAGGAGAAGCAACAAAGATATCTTGTAAAGATTGGCCCAAGTCATCAATTAGTGGAGACATATCTATTTTCGCGCTTGAAGAATCTTGCCCGCCTGTCAGGTACTCTGCAATTCCCCCTATTACGTTTTTCAATTGGTTTTTAACCAGAAGTTCATTGCCTTGTACTGTTTTTTCTATAATTGACGGTAAGTCTGCAAATACCTTCAATTCTCCGGGCGCGTATTTGTCAATCATTTCCTGGGAAATCTCTTGTAAGGGAGAAATTATATTCAGCTCATCAATAAAAGCATATAGAATTTCGTCAACCAGAATACTGCGCCTTAGCAAGTCAGCAAGGTTAAGCTGGTTTTCCTCGCCTTTTATATAATCATAAAGTTCATTCACTGCCCTGCCGATCCGCGTTTTTATCTCTCCCTCACTGGAGGCAGCTACTTTAATTAAAGCATTGCCAATATCAATGGGAATTTCCACTCCAGGCTCGCTAATAATCATTTCTTCTATAACTGCAGGTAAATCGATCTTTTCAATTCCAACATTTATAAAGCGGGCGTTTAATATGGTGCGGTCAATAGCAATACCACCGGCAAGAACACCTAGCGAAATAAAAAGTAAAACCGACAGTATAACTAGCACAATGATTTTAAACGTATTCACATTCATCCTCCTGGTTATTCAAAACCAGTGCGATAATTACATATCAACCGCCGTGCTATCAAAAAAAGAAATCGTCTCATCTTAACGAATAAACAAAAACCTGCTTCAGCTTTCGCTTTTATCCAAGCTATTAACCTGGTCGAGCAAAAACGTAGCGACCCTGGCTGTTTCAAAAGGCCATGCATAGGTGATATATACCTCAGGATGTTGGTCTTGCGCTTGCTTTACTATTTGTGCAATTTCCACCTCGGCATGCGCTCCTCCCCTGGTAAGCATAGGTGTTACTACAACAATCTGTTTTGCTCCCTGTTTGATTGCATGGACAATAGCGTGGTTAATATCCGGAGCGCAAAACTCGTTGAAGCCAGGAATAACATGCTTGCCTGACTGTTTCTGCATTTCTTCAGCCAGAACACAAGAAGCCTGGTAAAAAGGGTCGTTTTCACTATTGCGCGGCCACATGCGCATCTTGTTTTCTAATTCCTCATACCGTAGAGACTGTTCTCGGGTTAAAGATCTGCCGGTTTCAGCCATAGAATGCAAACTAAAAAATTCAGCCATTTCTGCCCGAGGAAAGTCTTTAGGAGGCGCTCCATGGGTTGCCAGTATAATATATTCTTTTTTCATGGCAACATTATAATTAAAAGCTTAGTTATCTACCAATAACTTATAGCTGGCTACCATATTTAAGCCTGCAACAAGCGCTCATAAACCAACCACAACAATCTTAATACTGAAATGCTTGTTATTTGACATGAATTACTTGCCGCCCCTATAATATTTTCTGTTATAGAAAGTAATTTACAGATATTTTACTAAAGATAATTTGGATAAAGAAGAATTAATCAATCAGGCCATAGGATTTCATGAGCAGATATACGGCCTGTTAAATGAGTACAGTTACGAGGATTGGCTTTCACTTGACCTCTCAATAGGGCAGTTGAAAAGCCTTATTTACATCCGTTACCGGGGAAAAGCCAGCCATAGCGAACTATCTAAAATATTAAACGTCACCCCTTCAGTAGTAACCGGAATTATCGATAGGCTTGAATCAAGCGGGCTGGTAAGCAGGCAAGTTGATGAGGCGGATCGTCGTGTACACTGGCTCACTCTTACAGATCAAGGCGAAGATCTTTTTAATCGGTTTGACCTGAATAGCAAAAATGAAATCAGCCAAGTTTTAAGCGCATTAAGTGAAAATGAGTTGGAGGCACTGGTTAACAGCTTTAGCTGTTTCCTGGCTGCATTCAAGCGACACATGGATAAAACTAACCGAGCAATTGAATATCGAGATATAGCCTGAGGCGTTTGTATTTGCAACCAAAATGTTTTCAAACTTTATTATGGTTACGAACCGTATTTATTTTTATAACCGATAGCATTCTTTTACCCTAAGGAGAAATCGCAATTATGTGGAAACTTAGCAAGTTGGCGGTTAACAACCGAATATTAACCATCATTATGACTGTGGTGGTAGCTGGTGTATCGATTTGGGCACTGACAGGCTTGAAAAAGGAACTCATTCCAGATATTGATTTTCCATATGCAACAGTAGTTACAGTGTATCCGGATGCTACCCCGGAGATGGTTGTTGAAAAAGTAACCACTCCCATTGAAGAGGTTATACGGAACAAATGGGGCGATATCAGCCTCAAGCATGTAACCTCGACGTCCTCAGAAGGCATTTCTGTAATTTTTGCTGAATTTAATTTCGGCACTGATATGGAACAGGTTTCAAGCACGTTAAAAAATGAGATTTCCTTATTGTCGCTGCCCCGGGAGGTCACCAGTCTCCCTGATATGAGTCCGTCCATCTCCAGCAATCCACAGGTAATCCCCATTAATCTGGATATGATGCCACTCACATTGTTAAGTATTAGCGGCAGCTATCCAGCAGTTGAATTGCGCCAGATTGCAGAAGAATATATTGTGCCAGTGTTGAGTGAGGTCTCCGGAGTTTTAGCTATAGAGGTTGACGGGGGTGCTGGCAACCAGGTGGTAATTACCCCGATTGCCAGCCAAATGGTGGAGCATGGAGTATCGATATCTCAGATACTCGCCCTTCTCCCTCAGGCAGTTGGTTCACAAGAAGACATAGTATCTACTCCTTTAGCAGGTGGTATAGTACTCGGAGACGTTGCCAAAGTCAGCCTGAGTCCCTCTCCCCTATCGGTTATTACTCGTTATAATGGCAATTCCAGTATAGGTATTTCTATATTGAAAGAAGATGGCGCTAACACCGTTGAAGTATCAGAAGCACTATCAGATGCTATTACCAGTGTTCTTCCCAATCTTCCCGAGGGTGTTCAGGTGTCGAGCGTTTTTGACCAGTCAGATTTTATCAAGGATTCCATCGATGATCTCTGGGAGAAAGCCATAGTCGGTGGCCTGCTGGCTGTATTAGTGGTGTTCATATTCCTGAGGGCAGTACGCGCTTCCCTTCTCACTGCTATTTCTGTGCCCCTATCCGTATTTATTGGTTTTCTGTGCATGTATTTTTCCGGCATCACTATAAACGTACTCACCCTCAGCGGTATGTCCATTGCAATCGGCCGCCTGATTGATGACAGCATCGTGCTGGTAGAAGTTATTTACAGGCGTCGTCAGATGGGAGACAGCTTTAAAGAAGCTGCAATAGCTGGCTCGCGCGAAGTTGCTACTCCAGTTACTGCAGCCACTCTGGCAACAGTTGCCATTTTTATTCCCCTGATGTTCATTGGCGGTATCGTAGGAGAACTGTTTGTACCGTTTGGCCTGACTATTAGCTTTGCCCTTCTCGGTTCTTTGGTGGTTGCGCTAATGGTAGTTCCAGCTATGTCAAAACACCTGCTATCACCGCGCAAATCCAGAACATTCAGCAAAGACTCCAACAACTGGTACCAGGCACTTTATGTCAAAGGGCTCAAGTGGGCACTTGGACATCGTACACTGGTACTCGTAGTTACAATTGTAATTTTTCTTGCCAGCCTTGGCTTGATACCAATAGTTGGAACTTCTTTTATGCCCGACATGGGCGAAAAGATGATAACAATTGATATCCAGTTGCCAACCGACACCGAATTAACTGCAACTAGCAACGCCGCTGAAAAAGTTGAAGCAATACTGGCTGATATGGATTCGATCGATCGCTACTTTACTTCTATCGGTGCCTCTGGTTCACTTGCAGGCATAATGAGTGCTGTAATGGGCGGAGGCGCCAACACTGCATCGATCACCGCTTATCTCGATCAAAACGCAGATATTGCAACCACAACCGAAACCGTCAAGAAAAAAACCGAAAACTTGCTTGATCAGGGCTATATCAACGTATCGGGCGAAGGTGCCGACCTGGGAGGATTGGGCGGCTCATCAATCAACCTGTCCGTTCAGGGTGCAGATCAGGATGCGGTTACACAGGTAACCCTACAGTTGCTACATGAGCTTGAAGACATAGAAGGGCTGACAGATATCGGAGCAGATATCACCAATACCATCACCAGGCTTGATATCGACATAGATCCACAAAAGCTGCTGGCATCAGGTTTAATGACCGAGCAACTTGAACTAATCCAGCAGGAATATATTCTCCTGGTCACAGGCGGAACCCTTCCCGGCAAAACCGTTGCCATAGAAAGCCACCCTTACCCGGTCTATGTATCGGCCATAACTGGAGGGCTGAGCGGAATTGAACAAGCGGAAAAATTAAAAATCGGCTTCCCTGTATCCGTGGAACTTGGGCAAATTGCAGATATCTCAATCAAAAATATGCCTTCGCACATAAGCCGGACCGACCTTTCGCTTTCGGCCACTATCACCGGTAAAATCACGGAAAAGGATATCGGCAACATTAACAAGATGGTCCAACAGAAGATTGACTCCCTTCCTGATCACCCGGGCGTCGAGATTAAAGCAGCCGGCATCGCCGAGCAGATGCAGGATGCTTTTAACAGCATGGGAATCGCTTTGATTGGCGCAGTCTTTCTAGCTCTGGTAGTAATAATAGCCATGATGCGCTCTATCCGCAACCCGTTAATAATCATGGTCAGCCTTCCGCTTGCCTCTATCGGCGCCATGCTCGGTTTGTTGATTACTGGCCATACACTAAGCCTCTTTGCACTGATGGGTATTATCATGCTGGTTGGAATCGTGCTCACAAATGCTGTAGTTCTGATATCCATGATCGAAGATCTGCGCCATCAGGGAGTTCCCACCCATGAAGCGATCATGGAAAGCGGCAGGGCTCGATTAAGACCAATACTCATGACAGCACTGACTACAATCATCGCCATGTTACCACTTGCCATCGGTATCGATTCTGGAATGATGATGACTGCAGAACTGGCAGTAGTGGTTATCGGCGGATTGGTAAGCTCAACCATACTTACACTATATGTTGTACCAGTGATATACAGTATGGTAAACCGTAAAAAAACTGAAATCGCAAAGTAGCTCTTACTGATCAGCCATAAAATGGGGGAGTTTATTTAACTCCCCCATTTTTCAATCTACACTAGTCCAAGATGTCCTCAATAATTGGATAATCCTTTATTTTGCCTGCTTAACTAATCATTCGATGAAGATTTTTCACCTTGCATGCTGTTTGTGGGTATAATAAAGACCGTAACTTCTATGCTTAGCATCACTAATATTGCCAAATCATACGGCTCCAGGGAGTTGTTTTCCGGGATTAACCTTACCATTGGAGCCAATGAACGTATCGCGCTTATCGGTGCCAATGGTACTGGCAAAACCACCCTTTTTGATATCATAGCCGGGAGGGCATCTCCCGACTCCGGCCAGGTTACGCTCCGGCGGGGGGCGACTATAGGGTATCTACGGCAGGAGGAATTTTCAACATCGCAGCGTTCACTTCTGGAAGAAATCACTCGTTCTTGTGACGCTCTCAATTCACTTAAAAACAAGATCCAACTGTTGCACGAAGAGCTGTCCGAAGAAAAAAATGAAGAAACTACCTCCGTGCTGCTAAGACAACTGGGCGAGTTTCAGGATTTATACGCTTCACGTGGGGGTTATGATTCCGAGCATGAAGCAAAAATTATACTATCCGGCCTGGGTTTTACCCAGAGCGACTTCCACCGAACGCCGAATGAATTCAGTGGCGGATGGCAGACTCGAATACAGCTTGCTAAGTTATTGTATACAAATCCTGATATTCTTTTACTTGATGAACCCACTAACCATCTTGATCTGGAAACACAACGCTGGTTTGAAAACTACCTTAAACGATATCGTGGGGCTGTCCTTTTGACTTCGCATGACCGGGCTTTTTTAAACAATGTTGCTGAAAAAATTGTCGCCATTGAGGTATCTGAGGTCATATTCTTCCATGGCAATTACGATAGCTACGTAATCGCCCGACAGAAAGATATCGCCAATCTTGAAGCTACTGCAAAAAAACAGGAGGAAAGTATCAACCGGCAAATGCGCTTTATTGAAAGATTTCGCGCTAAAGCAACTAAGGCTACTCAGGTACAAAGCCGCATAAAGCAGTTGGAAAAAATAAAGCCGGTCAAGGTTCCCCGTGTTACAAAAAAGATTCATTTTTCTTTCCCCGAACCGCCACGGTCCGGCCGAATGGTAATTGAATTGAAAAATATCGCCAAATCTTATGGCTCTCTAAATGTTTATCAGAATCTCAATCTTTGCCTTGAGCGCGGAGACCGGGCTGCCATCGTCGGCGTAAACGGTGCGGGTAAATCTACCCTTCTTCGTATAATGGCTGGAGCTTTAGATTTCGACAGCGGAACCCGAAGCTTGGGCCACAATGTGGAAACCAGCTATTTTGCCCAATACTACATCGAGACGTTAAATCCAGCTTATACCATATTAGAAGAACTAAGGTCTATTGCTCCAGATGAGCCGGAGCATCGGCTGCGTGGTTTGCTTGGATCGTTTCTATTTACTGGGGATGATGCTGATAAAAAAATTGGAGTGCTTTCTGGTGGTGAAAAAACGCGTATTGCAATTGCAAAAATGCTGACCCGCCCGGCAAATTTCATCCTCTTGGACG
The sequence above is drawn from the Dehalococcoidales bacterium genome and encodes:
- a CDS encoding helix-turn-helix domain-containing protein, whose amino-acid sequence is MDNTTDIGPMLTTSEVAKILNVHINTVRRWSNQGALTAYRIGSRGDRRFKREDVVSFYESPEAFNNQTSLDV
- a CDS encoding ABC-F family ATP-binding cassette domain-containing protein is translated as MGIIKTVTSMLSITNIAKSYGSRELFSGINLTIGANERIALIGANGTGKTTLFDIIAGRASPDSGQVTLRRGATIGYLRQEEFSTSQRSLLEEITRSCDALNSLKNKIQLLHEELSEEKNEETTSVLLRQLGEFQDLYASRGGYDSEHEAKIILSGLGFTQSDFHRTPNEFSGGWQTRIQLAKLLYTNPDILLLDEPTNHLDLETQRWFENYLKRYRGAVLLTSHDRAFLNNVAEKIVAIEVSEVIFFHGNYDSYVIARQKDIANLEATAKKQEESINRQMRFIERFRAKATKATQVQSRIKQLEKIKPVKVPRVTKKIHFSFPEPPRSGRMVIELKNIAKSYGSLNVYQNLNLCLERGDRAAIVGVNGAGKSTLLRIMAGALDFDSGTRSLGHNVETSYFAQYYIETLNPAYTILEELRSIAPDEPEHRLRGLLGSFLFTGDDADKKIGVLSGGEKTRIAIAKMLTRPANFILLDEPTNHLDIPSREMLADALNAYKGTLCFVTHDRTLIGEISNKIIEVSHGKVQIFSGSYQQYLEQKEKACSAEDDVIQPNKPKASTSNGTNTRREIKAREGELRNQLYREITPLNKRIEEIETLVETISSRVNDIEKMMADPSHYEDSKNVVDVNIEYLELKDKLSALTTQWDALIEAAEEIKEKYRLAREG
- a CDS encoding MarR family transcriptional regulator is translated as MDKEELINQAIGFHEQIYGLLNEYSYEDWLSLDLSIGQLKSLIYIRYRGKASHSELSKILNVTPSVVTGIIDRLESSGLVSRQVDEADRRVHWLTLTDQGEDLFNRFDLNSKNEISQVLSALSENELEALVNSFSCFLAAFKRHMDKTNRAIEYRDIA
- a CDS encoding response regulator transcription factor, encoding MKTIRVMIIDEQPFFRAGVRLALESQSDFKVLDADPSDDTLNSIDLFQPDIVLLGSDLANFSGLELGTRIARRYPNTKVIMLSPDPNDQELFKVIRSSAVACLKKTVPPEELISNIRSASRGEYPINDNEVSRPIIVRQVLNNFQDMETLSRNVEEAVAPLTNREREILGHIADGNSNKQIARILNISEQTIKNHVSAIMRKLNANDRAHAVVLAIRRGLIKIEENHKRPEY
- a CDS encoding sigma-70 family RNA polymerase sigma factor, producing the protein MQEEQDLVNRAKQYDQGAFAQIYEENFDKIFRYIAIKIGNQMEAEDLTQQVFMKALKAISSYQWKDIPFSAWLYRIAHNQVVDYIRKKSRQPETELNEDITAAEDNPYKTAELKVELEELSSALKKLTPLQQEVISLRFSCEMPIAQVAAVMGKKEGAIKALQHSAIQALRKHMVVENNA
- a CDS encoding CbiX/SirB N-terminal domain-containing protein — translated: MKKEYIILATHGAPPKDFPRAEMAEFFSLHSMAETGRSLTREQSLRYEELENKMRMWPRNSENDPFYQASCVLAEEMQKQSGKHVIPGFNEFCAPDINHAIVHAIKQGAKQIVVVTPMLTRGGAHAEVEIAQIVKQAQDQHPEVYITYAWPFETARVATFLLDQVNSLDKSES
- a CDS encoding efflux RND transporter permease subunit; translated protein: MWKLSKLAVNNRILTIIMTVVVAGVSIWALTGLKKELIPDIDFPYATVVTVYPDATPEMVVEKVTTPIEEVIRNKWGDISLKHVTSTSSEGISVIFAEFNFGTDMEQVSSTLKNEISLLSLPREVTSLPDMSPSISSNPQVIPINLDMMPLTLLSISGSYPAVELRQIAEEYIVPVLSEVSGVLAIEVDGGAGNQVVITPIASQMVEHGVSISQILALLPQAVGSQEDIVSTPLAGGIVLGDVAKVSLSPSPLSVITRYNGNSSIGISILKEDGANTVEVSEALSDAITSVLPNLPEGVQVSSVFDQSDFIKDSIDDLWEKAIVGGLLAVLVVFIFLRAVRASLLTAISVPLSVFIGFLCMYFSGITINVLTLSGMSIAIGRLIDDSIVLVEVIYRRRQMGDSFKEAAIAGSREVATPVTAATLATVAIFIPLMFIGGIVGELFVPFGLTISFALLGSLVVALMVVPAMSKHLLSPRKSRTFSKDSNNWYQALYVKGLKWALGHRTLVLVVTIVIFLASLGLIPIVGTSFMPDMGEKMITIDIQLPTDTELTATSNAAEKVEAILADMDSIDRYFTSIGASGSLAGIMSAVMGGGANTASITAYLDQNADIATTTETVKKKTENLLDQGYINVSGEGADLGGLGGSSINLSVQGADQDAVTQVTLQLLHELEDIEGLTDIGADITNTITRLDIDIDPQKLLASGLMTEQLELIQQEYILLVTGGTLPGKTVAIESHPYPVYVSAITGGLSGIEQAEKLKIGFPVSVELGQIADISIKNMPSHISRTDLSLSATITGKITEKDIGNINKMVQQKIDSLPDHPGVEIKAAGIAEQMQDAFNSMGIALIGAVFLALVVIIAMMRSIRNPLIIMVSLPLASIGAMLGLLITGHTLSLFALMGIIMLVGIVLTNAVVLISMIEDLRHQGVPTHEAIMESGRARLRPILMTALTTIIAMLPLAIGIDSGMMMTAELAVVVIGGLVSSTILTLYVVPVIYSMVNRKKTEIAK
- a CDS encoding DUF5667 domain-containing protein, which encodes MHNNEAENSIEQVLDSCLEEIICSGCKIEECLAKYPEHASELEPLLKIVSASHKAVNISPNESFKAKARYEFNAAVADMAQNRKKRWFTFAPVWAQAAVGVLFAIMISGGALVAASGNSLPGQALYGVKLAAEQVRMGFTFSESAKSELSADLANRRVAEIVTLAEMEKPEEIRVAANHLDTDLEIIAELNVKSVTAGAVSPPDSQQPGDIVSYVENTDELRTQIPDMFILDSGDSELVYKLKQKGLAGYKELVSSLEKASDSIKPALEEALILYLQGYETAIKTAGQ